The following nucleotide sequence is from Candidatus Poribacteria bacterium.
CTCGTTTCGATGATTGGGCATGGACGCCGCTTTGGCGGCTGCAGTTGACCCCGGAGGAACAAGAATGGGGTCACTGGCTCTTGGTGCGGCGCGAGGTGGAAGACCCCAAGGAGGTGGAAGACCCCAAGGAGGTGGCGTACTACGTCGTGTTCGCTCCGCGCGAGGGAACCACACTGGAAACCCTGGTGCGCGTCGCGGGGTCGCGATGGCGGATCGAGTCCTGCCTGGAAGCCGCGAAGGGGGAGTGTGGACTGGACGAGTATGAGGTGCGCAAGTGGGGCGCCTGGCATCGGCATATCACGCTTTCGCTTTTGGCTCACGCCGTCTTAGCGGTTCTCCAAGCACGGGAAAAGGGGGCGACGCTTTCGGCTCCGGCGACCCGATTCCCTTGACGGTTCCCGAAGTCCGGCGACTCTTGTGTCGTCTGCTCTGGCGACGGTTGCCCTCGTCCGAACACACGCTCGCGGGGTCGCGATGGCGACGATGGCATCAGAAACAAGCGCAACGGTCACATTACAAACGACGGATGAAGCCGACATAACCGCGTTTGTAGTACTAAATGCCTTTCAGGCTATCGCTGACGCCGATCTCGTCGAGGTAGATGCTGAAAAACGTGTAGTAGGGACCGAACACGAACCGCCCAACGAACGCCGGAAAGAAGAACACCAGCGCGAACGGACGCAGATAGCCGACCAGATGCCGCCACTCCATCTTGGGGCGTGATTCGGTCGGCGCGCTGTCCGGCAGCGTCAGCGCCCAACCCGACGACAACAACCGGAACGCGCTGAACCCGATGAACACCGGCAGCAACGCCGAAGCGTCCGACACTTGCGCTTTTCGCAGCACGAAGGTCGATGCCAGCACCGGCAGGACGAACCCCACCGATCCCCAACTGCGGAGCCGCCCGTAGTCGCCGCCGTGCCTGCCGAGGTGCTCCATCGTCCAGGCGTCCGCCAACGGGATGGCTGGGGCGAAGAATACGGTGAACGCCACCATCAGCAGGCAGAGCTGCAGGAACGACTGCCCGTTCCAGAACCAGAAGAGCGGGTAGATGAACGCCGTCGCCAGATGCATGGCGAACATCGCCGGTTTGCGGCTGCGTAGCGCGTCGCTCAGCAGACCCCAGAGCAGCGGCGTGACGGTTCCCAGCCAGGCCGGGATCGTCGACAGGACGCCCAGCTCGACGTTCGACAGACCTCTTCGGCGTAGGTAGAGGGTTCCGTAGATGCCGTGGAGAGCGACGGCGGCGAAGGACACGAAGTAGTACGCGCCGAACCGCCAGTTGACGGAGGAATCCCGATGTCCAGTCGGAGCGATGAGCTTCGGCACGGAATTCCTTCGGCGGGTCTAGCGCTGTAGCTGGCTGATCGACCGGCGGATCGCCAGCGCTTCGCGGGCGCGACCATCCATCGTCCGGTCGCGCATTTCACGGTCGACGTCTCGCTTGCGGCGGGAGATGCGGAAATAGTCGAACACCGTCGTCGTCGCCGGGATCGCGCCGGGAGCGAGCCCGTGGACTCCGACGCTCACCGGGTCCGCCATGCCCATCACCGTCGCGCCGACATGCTGCCAGGTGATGCCGTCCTCGCTGGCATGGCCCGAGATCGCGTCGCCGTTGCGCTCCATGCGCAGATGGAGCGTTTTTGGACGGGTCAGGTCAATGCCTCTGCCGATGAGCGTGGAGAACTGCCACTGATGCCGCTCGAACCGGACATCGCCGCGAAAAGCGTGGGCTCCCGATGTTTTCTCCAGTCGGAGAAACCGC
It contains:
- a CDS encoding transposase is translated as RFDDWAWTPLWRLQLTPEEQEWGHWLLVRREVEDPKEVEDPKEVAYYVVFAPREGTTLETLVRVAGSRWRIESCLEAAKGECGLDEYEVRKWGAWHRHITLSLLAHAVLAVLQAREKGATLSAPATRFP
- a CDS encoding MFS transporter, producing the protein MPKLIAPTGHRDSSVNWRFGAYYFVSFAAVALHGIYGTLYLRRRGLSNVELGVLSTIPAWLGTVTPLLWGLLSDALRSRKPAMFAMHLATAFIYPLFWFWNGQSFLQLCLLMVAFTVFFAPAIPLADAWTMEHLGRHGGDYGRLRSWGSVGFVLPVLASTFVLRKAQVSDASALLPVFIGFSAFRLLSSGWALTLPDSAPTESRPKMEWRHLVGYLRPFALVFFFPAFVGRFVFGPYYTFFSIYLDEIGVSDSLKGI